The sequence CACTGGCTCGCGCTGAAGCCGATGTGCTCGCAAAACACGTCCACCGCATCGGCCAGCCCCTCGGCCACGGCGGCGGGAATGATCTCCTTGCACACCAGGTCGATGTAGCCGTCGCTGTCGTCGGCATATTCCGGTGGCAAGGCATGCGCCGCCAGCAAGGTCGTGGTGATTCGTACCGGCAGCAGCTCGCCGAGCCGGCGCGCCACACGCAGCATTTTCAGCTCGTCGGCGGTCGTCAGGCCGTAACCGGATTTGATCTCAATGGTGGTCACGCCATCGGCCAGCAGCGCCTGCAGCCGAGGCAGGCTCTGAGCCAGCAACTGCTCCTCGCTGGCGGCACGGGTGGCACGCACGGTGCTGAGAATGCCACCGCCGGCCTTGGCGATTTCAGCGTAGTCGACCCCTTCCAGGCGCTGCTCGAACTCGTCGGCGCGGTTGCCGGCATAGACCAGATGACTGTGGCAATCGATCAGACCGGGCGTCATCACGCCCCCGCGGCCCACTTCCAGTGCGCCGGCGACCTGCGCCTCATCCAGTTCGGACACGGGCACCACGAGCGCGACGCGACCGGCCTCGACCATCACCACCATCGGCTCGGGCAGTGTCTGCGTGCCGTCGAATAGGCTTACGGCGCGCCATAGCAGGCGCTTGTCAGGAGTGGAAGGCATCGGAGGTGACCTCTTGCTGGCTTATTGTATATACAATAGGAAAGACAACCATCTCGGTCAAGCGCTGTTTAACGCTTTGCGCAGCGTAAACTCGCGCTTATGTCTCTATGGCTTGGCTGCTAGACCGCACCTAATGTATATACATATAAAGAGCACGACATAGAGGCGGGCCGACGGCGTGCGGGGCAGAGGTCGGCTGCGTGGACGCAGGCGTGCCAACCGTTCGGTGGCAGCCGCCGAGAACGCTGTAGCTGTTTGCGCAGGCTGCCGGCCTGCGGCTTCGGAGCGGCAGGGGTCAGGTGGATATGGCAGGCGCGCCGAAATCACCGAGGCATTACGCCCTGGCATCGGCAAGCGCCGCTGCGTTATGTCGCATTGCTGCGGAATCGGGACGCCGCAGACGCCAGCCCGCAACGGCAATGCGGCGATCGGAACGTTCGCCACAAGCAGGCGGCGTATCGGCAGGTGGATGGCTACGAAACAGGCTCGAAGCGCTGGTAGCGAAGGTGCCGGCAGCCCTCGGAAAAGACGGCCCTGGCCAGGTTGACCAGGGCGCGGTCAGGCGTCAGGCACCTGACCGGGCGCAGCGCTAGTTGGCGCCGCGACGCAATGCTGCGGGGGAGAAGTCTCGCGGTCCCATCTGGGCGCTGAAGTCGTACATCGGCTCGTTGTTGTCCAAGCCGTCGACGAAATAGTTGCCATCCTTGAGGTGATACAGCGTCTCCACCGTACTGCCGAACATCGGCACCTCGTAGTAGCTGATCGGATGGCTCTCCTGCAGACCGATCAGCTCGGCATCGCCATCGAACAGGTCGACCGCCAGGATCTGCCAGCTGTCTTCGTCGATATAGAAACGGCGCATGGCGTAGGGATGACTGAAGCCCTTGCGCAGGGTCGCTTCGACGATCCATACCCGGTGCTGCTCATAGCGCAGCAGGTCGGGGTTCAAGGTATGCGCTCCGACGATCGAGTCATAGGGAATGCCTTGCTGATGGACCGCGTAGCTGTTGTAGGGCACCAGCATTTCGCGCTTGCCGACCAGCTTCCACTCATAGCGATCCGGCGCACCGTTGAAGGAGTCGACCACGTCGGCGGTCGCCAGCCCGCTGGTGTCCGGCTGCAGCGAGTCGTAGGCCAGCGACGGCAGGCGCCGTACCCGACGATCGCTCGGGCTGTAGCGCCACGCCTTGCGGATCGCCAGTACCTGGTCCATCGGATCCTGCACCACCAGCGCGGTACCGGAGAGCTTTGCCGGTGCGGTCACCCGGTATTTGTAGAACAGTAGCGTGTTGTCCAGCTGCGCGCGGGTCATGCCTTCGCGGTTGTAGACGTAGTAGATGTGCCGGTCCCGCTTGATCAGACTGGCCCTGCCGTTGATGACGACGGCCTGGTTGTTGACCATGTGGGTCTGCTCGCCCTTGTAGTGCAGGATGTGGTTCCAGATGACCTGCATACCGTCCTGCGGCAGCGGAAACGGGATACCGGCCACCGCGCCAGTGATGCCGTTGCCGTTGGCGATCAGCTCGGCTGACAGCGCATTGGCATGCGTCTCGTCATAGATGCGCTGGGGTGCCGCGGCGCTGCGGCGGGTCGGAAAGACACGAAGATAGAAATCCGGATAGCGCTCGATCAGGGCGCGCAGCCCTTCGGGCAACAGTGCAGCATATTGCGCCACATTGCTGTTATCGACCCGGTTAAGCACCGGATCGGCGGCGAACGGATCGGGGTGATGCATCCCCGGCTGGTAATCGGCCGGTGGTTTCACCCCGCCGGTCCATGCCGGTATGCTGCCGTTGGCATTGGCGGCTCGCTCGGCGCCCAGTGGCGTCAGGTCCTGGCCCAGGCGTGCGGCCTGAGTCTCGTCCACCTTTGCCTGGGCCTGGCTGGCGCAAAGCGCCAATAGCAGAACTGCAAATTTCCTATACATCTCTCTTGCTCCTTGCTGCGCAAACGGCGCGCGGCAGATAACGGCCTTTGCCGACAGGCAAGGCGCTCGTTGAGGCGTTGGGGATCGTGCCGTCCCTGGCATGCTCTTGTTGTCTGGTCTTCCCTGAGGCCGCTGGTCGCGGCTCTGACGGGTGCCGTGCGACACCCTTTTTGCTATCAGTCGACGCGCTCGAACTTGAGGTCCCAGACCCCATGACCCAAGCGTTCGCCACGGCGTTCGAACTTGGTCGTCGGACGTTCTTGTGGACGCTCGACGTATTGCCCGGTGGCCGCCTGGTTGCGGTAGCCGGGCGCGGCGCTCATCACTTCGAGCATGTGCTCTGCGTACGCCTGCCAGTCGGTCGCCATATGCAACACGCCACCAACCTTGAGTTTTTGCCGCACCAACTCGGCGAATGCCGGCTGGACGATGCGCCGCTTGTGGTGGCGACTCTTGTGCCAGGGATCGGGAAAGAACAGCAATACCCGGTCCAGACTGGCGTCGGGGACGCATTCACGCAGCACTTCAAGCGCATCGCAACTGTAAACCCGCACATTCGTCAGGTTTTGTGACAGGAGTCCGTTTAGCAGCGCGCCCACGCCCGGCGAATGCACCTCGACGCCGATGAAGTCCTGCTCGGGTGCGGCCGCGGCCATTTCCAGGGTCGAGTGCCCCATGCCGAAGCCGATCTCGAAGGTGCGCGGTGCCGACCGGCCGAAGACCTGATCGAAGTCGCGCGGGCCGTCGGCCAGCTCCAGGCCGAAGCGCGGCCAACCCTGGTCCAGGCCGCGCTGCTGGCCTTCAGTCATGCGTCCGGCGCGCATCACGAAGCTTTTGATGGTGCGCATGCGCCGTTGGCCTTCAGCCGGAGGGAGGGTGTCGCTCATGAATAGACCTGCAGAGAAAAAAGAACGGCCGCGCAAGCGAGCGCGGCCGGAGACGGAGGGACAACTCAGCGAATCAGGCCTTCGAGAGGCGAGGACGCGCTGGCGTAGAGTTTCTTCGGCATACGCCCGGCGAGATAGGCCAGGCGTCCCGCGTCGATCGCGTACTTCATCGCCTCGGCCATCAACACCGGGTTCTGTGCATGGGCGATGGCGCTGTTCATCAGCACCGCCTCGCAACCCAGCTCCATGGCGATGGTGGCGTCGGAGGCCGTGCCCACACCGGCGTCGACCAGCACCGGCACCTTGGCCTCTTCCAGAATGATCCGCAGGTTGTAAGGGTTGCAGATACCCAATCCGGTACCGATCAGACCCGCCAGCGGCATGACCGCGACGCAGCCCATCTCGGCCAGCTGCCGCGCGATGATCGGATCGTCGCTGGTGTAAACCATGACGTCGAAGCCGTCCTTCACCAACACTTCGGCGGCCTTGAGCGTTTCGATGACGTTGGGGAACAGGGTCTTCTGGTCGGCCAGCACTTCGAGCTTGACCAGCTTGTGGCCGTCGAGCAGCTCACGGGCCAGACGGCAGGTGCGCACCGCCTCGTCGGCATCGTAGCAACCGGCGGTATTCGGCAGGATGGTGTAACGGTCCGGCGAGATGACGTCGAGCAGGTTCGGCTCGCCCGGGTTCTGGCCGATGTTGGTGCGGCGCACCGCGACGGTAACGATCTCGGCGCCTGAAGCTTCGATGGCGGCGCGGGTCTCGTCGAGATCCTTGTATTTGCCGGTACCCACCAGCAGACGCGACTGATAAGTGCGGCCGGCAAGCGTGAAGGGTTTGTCGTGCGGAACTGGGCTCATGCGACCATCCTGTTCATCTGTAATGAAGCGAAGAAGTACGTCGCTGCACGGGCGACGTCCGGAATTACTATCGAGGCAGCGGACCGATCAACCGCCGCCAATCGCATGCACGACTTCGACCCGATCGCCTTCGGCCAGTCGCGTCGTGCCATGCTGGCTGCGCGGTACGATGTCTCGATTGAGTTCGACCGCCAGCCGCCGCCCAGTCAGGTCCAGGCGTTGCAGCAGATCGGCCACCGACTGACCGTCAGGGAGCTCGTAGCGCTCGCCGTTCAACTGGATGTGCATAGTGATCGCCACCATTGACAAGGGGCACGCATTCTAGCCCGATCATCCCGGCGCACCAAGGCGACGAGCACTGCCATTCATCCTTGCCGCCGGAGTGCGATCAGTCAGGCGCGCAGGTTCCAAGCCGCCAATAGCAGGCAGACCCATCCGGCGAGAAAAGCGGTGCCGCCAACCGGTGTAATGATGCCGAGCCGGGTTACGCCGGTCAGCGACAACAGATAGAGGCTGCCGGAAAACAGCAGGACGCCCAGGGCAAAAAAACCGCCAGCGGCGTTGAGCAGACGGCTCGGCGCCTGCAACGCCAGCAACGCGACGCCGAACAGCGCCAGCGCATGAATCAGCTGATACTGCACACCGGTTTGAAACACCGCCAGGTATTCGGCGCTGAGGCGACTTTTCAGGCCGTGTGCGGCAAAGGCACCCAGCGCCACGCCGGTCAAGCCAAAGAACGCAGCAAGCAGGAGAAAGAGACGAATCATCAGGCGCTTCCAGTCAGGATGGGATGAGGCCGTTATAATGCCCGCTCACCCCGCCCCCGACCATGTCCATGCTCCGAGCCCTATCACGCCGCCTCATTAAACTGCTGCTCTGGTCGAGCGCAGTCTCCGTGCTGCTGGTCCTGGTGCTGCGCTGGGTGCCGCCACCCTTCACCGCGCTCATGGTCGAGCGCAAGATCGAATCCTGGACCGGCGGCGAAAGCATCGACCTGCAACGCAGCTGGCGGCCCTGGAAGGTGCTGCCCGATGACCTGAAGATGGCGGTGATCGCGGCTGAAGATCAGAAATTTGCCGATCACTGGGGTTTCGATATCGCCGCCATCCGCGCCGCGTTCGCGCACAACGAGCGCGGCGGCTCGCTGCGTGGCGCCAGCACTCTCAGCCAGCAGGTCGCCAAGAACCTGTTCCTCTGGTCCGGACGCAGCTGGGTACGCAAGGGATTCGAAGTCTGGTTCACCGCCTGGATCGAGCTGCTGTGGCCAAAGCAACGCATCCTCGAGGTCTATCTGAACAGCGTGGAATGGGGCAACGGCGTTTTTGGTGCCGAGGCGGCCGCCCAGCACCATTTCGGTAAAGGCGCGGCCTACCTGTCTACGGCCCAGGCCAGCCAGCTGGCCGCCGTGCTGCCCAATCCGCGTGAATGGAGCGCCGGGCGTCCCGGTCCGCATGTACGACGACGTGCCAGCTGGATCCGCCAACAGATGCGTCAGCTGGGCGGCAGCCACTACCTGAATCAGCTCCAGGGCCCATAACCCGATTGACCGGCCGTGAATCGGGATCTCCGGTAACCGGCACGGCCAGACGGACCGTTATGGCAGTGCGCCATCGCAACGAGTAAGCTGCAAGCGACAGGTCGCGAGATGCCGGCGACGCCCGACGGACAGGACGCCATCGAGGCGGACGTGCAGTCATCTTCTCGCCGATTCGCCACTGAACGCATGGCAGCGCTAGCATGAGCGGAACCGCAATCCAGGCACCTTTGCACAAGGTGCGGCAACTCTTCCATTGGCGTAACAGCGTCGCCTGGCTCGTGCTGGCGTTCACCCTGCTCGTGCAGCTGGCGATCCTTCAGCACCTGACGCTGAAGGAAGAACGCGCGGCGAACCAGCAGTTCGATTTCCTGGTGAAGACCACCACCGAAGCCATCGACAAGCGGATGATCGACCACGAGCAGATCCTGCTCGGCGCGGCCGGACTGTTCGACGTCAACGATGAGGTGTCCCGAACCCAGTGGCGCGCCTACAACGCGCGGCTGCGGCTGAGCGAAAACTACCCCGGCATCCAGGGCGTCGGGTTTGCCGAGGCCGTACGGCCGGCGGAGCGGGCCGCGCACATCCAACGCGTCCGCGATGAAGGCTTCGCCGACTACGACGTGCGTCCTTCCCGCGAAAATGCCCGGCTGTACACCCCCATCGTTTACCTCGAGCCGTTTAGTGGCCGCAACCTGGCGGCGTTCGGCTATGACATGTTCGCCGAGCCGGTGCGCCGGCATGCCATGCTGCAGGCTGCCAAATCGGGGCAGACTCACATTACCGGCAAGGTCACGCTGCGCCAGGAGACACACGGCGCAACGCAGGCCGGCATCCTCATGTACGTACCGCTGTACCGACCTGACGAACCCGCGGGCACGGCTGAACAGCGCTTGCAGGCGCTCCGGGGATTCGTCTACAGCCCGTACCGGATAGACGACCTGATGCATGGCATCCTCGGCGCCGCCGGCCCCAACCTCAGCCTGCACATCTACGCCGGAGCAGAGGAGGACCCGGAAGGCCTGATCTTCGCCAGCCGCCAGCAACCACGCGCCGAGCCGGCAAAGTACAGCCAGGTCGTGCAGCTCGATCTGTACGGACAGACCTGGACCTTGCGCCTGGAGAGCCTGCCGGAATTCGAGGCGTTCTTCGAGGCTAGCAACTGGCTGGTCATCGGACTCGGTGCCGGCCTGAGCCTGCTGCTGTTCGTGCTGACCTCCTCGCTGTCGCTCAGGCACAGTCGCGCCGAGGCGCTGGCGCAGCAGATGACCGAGCATATCCGCGAAAACAAGCGCGCTCTGCAACTCAGCGAGGAGCGCCTCAGCCTCGCCCTCAAGGGCAGCAACGACGGCCTCTGGGACCTGCACCTGGACGCTGGAAGCTTCTACGCATCGCCGCGCGCCTGGCACATGCTCGGCTACCGTCCCGGCGAGCTGCACTCCGACCTGAAGCTCTGGGAACGTCTGCTGGTCCCCGAAGACCTGACGCAGGCCAAGGCACAGTTGGCGCAGACCATGCTTTCGGCGGTCGATCATTTCACCACCGAGCTGCGTTTCCTGCACAAGACCGGCAAGGTGATTCCGGTGCTCATCCGCGGTTATATCCAGCGCGACCGGGACGGCCAGCCCTTGCGCATCAGCGGCACCAGCATGGATCTCACCGAGCACAAGCGCATCGAGCAGATGAAGGACCAGTTCGTCTCGACCGTCAGCCACGAACTGCGCACCCCACTGACTTCCATCAGCGGCGCCCTGGGCCTGGTCACCGGCGGCGCGCTGGGGGATGTTCCGCCAGCGATGCAGCAAATGCTCGAGATCGCCCATCGCAACAGCCTGCGCCTGGGCTATCTGATCAACGATCTGCTGGACATGGAAAAAATCGCCGCCGGCAAGATGACCTTCGACATGCGCGAACATGCGCTGCGCCGACTTCTGGACGAGGCGATAGCCAGCAATCAGTCCTTCGCCGCGCATTTCAACGTGAGCTGCGTGCTGCGAGATCCGCCAAACGTCAACGTCTGGGTCGATGGCCTGCGCCTGCAACAGGTACTGACCAACTTCCTCTCCAACGCCATCAAGTACACGCCCGAAGGTGGCGAAGTGAGCCTGCATTGCAGCCTGCCCGACACCGGTCATGTACGCATCAATGTCACCGATCAGGGCCCTGGCATCCCGGCCAGCTTCCGCAGCCGGGTATTCGAGAAGTTTGCCCAGGCTGACGCTTCCGATAGCCGCCAGAAGGGAGGCACCGGCCTGGGCCTCGCCATTACCAAGGAATTCATCGAGCGCATGGGTGGGCGGGTCGGCTTCGAAACCAGCGAGACGCACGGTACGACCTTCTGGTGCGAGCTGCCGATCCTCGAGTCGTCCTCTTCGGCGGCGGACCAAGGGCAGCCGCGGCTACTGGTGATCGAAGACGAACCGGATACCGGCCGGTTGCTGCACTTGATGCTGCGCGACGCCGGCTATGCGGTCGACCGAGTGCAGAGCCTGCATGCTGCACGGGACAAGCTGGCCAACGTCCGCTACGAGGCGATGACGCTCGACCTTCACTTGCCCGACGGCAGCGGGCGCGAGCTGATCGACGAGGTACGCGCACAACCGTCGACGCGCGACCTACCCATCATCGTGATCTCGGCTGCCAGCCAATTCGAGCAGCACGAGGGCGACAGCGGCATCAGTTGGCTGCACAAACCCATCAGCGCGGCGCAGTTACTGATCGCACTGAGCGATGCCCTGGGCAGCGCCAGCCCGCCGGCCTGAGTCGCCGAGCTAGGCACTCCGTGCAGCCGTCAGACCCGACTGGCGGGCACAAAAAAGGCGCTGCATTGCAGCGCCTTGTCGATCATCAAGGGGCCAATCAGGCCTGAATGGATCCCTTGAGCTTGTTCATCGCATTCTTCTCCAACTGCCGAATGCGCTCGGCCGACACACCGTACTTGGCGGCGAGGTCATGCAGGGTCGCCTTGTTGTCGCTCAGCCAGCGCTGCTGAAGGATATCCCGGCTACGCTCGTCCAACGTCTCCAGCGCCTCGTGCAGGTTGGAGTTGGAACTGTCGCTCCAATCGGCGTCTTCGAGTTGCCGCGCCGGATCGTAGCGATGATCTTCGAGGTAATGCGCAGGCGACTGGTAGGCGCTGTCGTCGTCGGCATCGGCCGACGGATCGAACGCCATGTCGTGCCCGGTCAAGCGGCTCTCCATCTCGCGGACTTCCCGGGCTTCGACACCAAGGCTGTCAGCGACCCGCTCGACCTCATCGTTGTTCAGCCAGGCAAGGCGCTTCTTCTGGCTACGCAGATTGAAGAACAGCTTGCGCTGCGCCTTGGTCGTGGCGACCTTGACGATGCGCCAGTTACGCAGGATGAACTCGTGGATTTCGGCCTTGATCCAATGCACGGCGAAGGACACCAGGCGCACACCCATTTCCGGGTTGAAGCGCTTGACCGCCTTCATCAGGCCGACGTTGCCTTCCTGGATAAGATCGGCCTGAGCCAGACCATAGCCCGAATAGCTGCGGGCGATATGCACGACGAATCGCAGGTGGGCAAGCACCATCTGACGCGCGGCCTCGAGGTCCTGGTTGTAGAACAGACGCTCAGCCAGATCGCGCTCCTGCTCGACCGTAAGCAGCGGAATGCTGTTGACCGTCTGCACGTAGGCCTCGAGATTGCCTCCCGGGACCAGGGCTTGAACAGGTTGCAGATTTGTAGTCATGCAGATCCTCCGATAATGAAGCTGCAGCAGTTTAGCACTGCTCAGTCAGACTGCAAGAACCTGGAAAAGTTCCCTTACACCTAATGAAAATTGTTATAAATCAGACACTTAGCGAGGAGCCAGCTCACTCAGGTGACGGGCAACTGCCAGCCAGGCGCCGATGTAGCCCAGCAATACCGCGCCGAGGACCAGCGACAGGGCGTCATCGGCCGGCACGCCGGTCAGGCCGAAGTCGCTGCCGTACAGACCGGCCAGCCCAACCACGGCCTCGTTCAACCAGCCCAGCCCGTAGGCCAGCAGCAACCAGGCGATCAACCCTGCACCCAGGCCGTACAGGGCGCCCATGTAGAGAAAGGGACGCCGCACGTAGCCGTCGGTTCCGCCGACCAGTTTGACCACCTCGATCTCCGTCCGACGGTTCTCGATATGCAGCCGGATGGTGTTGCCGATCACCAATAGCAGCGTCGCGATCAGCAACAGGCTGAGGCCGAAGACGAATCGATCGCCGAGCTTGAGGATGGCCGTCAAGCGCTCGACCCAGAGCAGGTCGAGCTGCGCCTGCTCGACCCCGGGCAGCTCAGCCAGGCGTTGCCGCAGGGCTTCGAGGCCATCGCGATCGACCTTGCTGGGCGTGACCAGGATCACCCCCGGCAGCGGGTTCTCCGGCAGCTCGCGCAGCGCCTCACCGAGACCGGACAGCTGTTGGAATTCTTCCAGCGCCTGTTCGCGGCTGATCCAGCTGGCTTCCGCCACATCGGGCATCTCGAGGATCTGCTCGCGCAGCGTTCGGCCCTGCTCCGCGCCCACATCGAGCTTCATGAACAGCGAAATCTGCGCCGCCCGCTGCCAGGAACCACCGAGCCGCTCGACATTGTCCAGCAGGAGCGCCAGCCCCATGGGCAGGCTCAGCGCCACGGCCATTACCAGGCAGGTGAAGAAGCTGCCGATGGGCTGCTTGACCAGCCGGCCGACACTGTCGGCCACACTGGCGCGATGGCTCTCAACCCAGGCGTGAAACAGGGTCTTGAAATCCGGCTCATCGCCCCTTGGCTGCTCCGGTTTGTTGCGCACGCCACCGGCGCGCTCGGCAGGGTTTGGATTCTGCTCGGGTGCGCTCATCGGGCGGCCTCCCCGTCGCCGATCAGGCGACCGCGCTGCAACGTGAGCATGCGATGACGCATGCGCGCGATCAGCGCCAGGTCATGGCTGGCGATCAGCACCGTGGTGCCGAGGCGATTGATGTCTTCGAACACTCCCATGATCTCCGCCGCCAGACGCGGGTCGAGGTTACCGGTCGGTTCATCGGCCAGCAGCAACGCCGGACGGTGCACCACGGCACGGGCGATACCGACACGCTGTTGCTGCCCCGTCGAAAGGTCCGCCGGGTATTGCAGCGCCTTGTCCTTGAGGCTGACGCGATCCAGCGCCGTCATGACCCGCTGGCCGATCTCACGCTTGTTCAGCCCGAGGATCTGCAGTGGTAGCGCGGCGTTGTCGAATACGGTGCGATCGAACAGCAGCTGGTGATTCTGGAACACCACGCCAATCTGCCGCCGCAAAAAGGGGATCTGCGCATTGCTGATTCGTGCCAGATCCTGACCAGCCAGCAGCAGCTTGCCGCTGGTGGGCCGTTCCATCGCCAGCAGCAGGCGCAGCAAGGTGCTCTTGCCCGCCCCGGAATGGCCGGTGACGAAGAGGAACTCGCCACGTTGCACGTGAAAGGACAGCTCGTGCAGCCCGACGTGGCCGTTGGGATAGCGCTTGCCGACCTGATCGAAACGAATCATGACGAGGCTCCGCTCGTCCCTTTCTCGGCGAACAGCGCATTGACGAAAGCGTCCGCTTCGAAGGTGCGCAGGTCGTCGATGCCTTCGCCGACACCGATATAGCGGATCGGCGTGCCGAACTGCTTGGCCAGGGCGAAGATCACCCCACCCTTGGCGGTGCCATCGAGCTTGGTCAGCGCGAGACCGGTCAGCTCCACCGACTGGTTGAACTGCTTGGTCTGGTTGATGGCGTTCTGGCCGGTGCCGGCATCGAGCACCAACAGCACTTCGTGCGGTGCCGTCTCGTCCAGCTTGCCCATCACCCGACGGACCTTCTTCAGCTCTTCCATCAGGTTGTCCTTGGTATGCAGACGACCCGCGGTATCGGCGATCAGCACATCGATACCGCGTGCCTTGGCCGCCTGCACCGCATCGAAGATCACCGAAGCGGAATCGGCGCCGGTGTGCTGGGCGATCACGGCAATCTTGTTGCGCTCGCCCCAGACCTGCAACTGCTCGACCGCCGCCGCACGGAACGTATCGCCGGCGGCCAGCATGACCTTTTTGCCTTCGAGCTGAAGTTTCTTGGCCAGCTTGCCGATGGTGGTGGTTTTGCCGACGCCGTTGACGCCGACCACCAGGATGACGAACGGCCGCTTGCCGTTGTCGACCACCAGCGGTTGTTCGACCGGTTTGAGCAGCGCGGCGAGCTCTTCCTGCAACGCCTTGTACAGGGCGCCGCTGTCGGCCAGCTCCTTGCGAGAGACGCGACGGGTGAGGTTCTGCATGATCGCCGTGGTGGCTTCGACGCCGACGTCCGCGGTCAGCAGCCGGGTTTCCAGCTCATCCAGCAAGTCGTCATCGATGGCCTTCTTGCCCAGGAACAGGCTGGCCATGCCTTCGCCGATGCTGGCGCTGGTCTTCGACAGGCCTTGCTTGAGGCGCGCGAAAAAGCCCAGCTTGGCCGGTGCCTCGGCGACGGCGGGCGCCGGCTCGATAGCCATCTCGGCCAATGCAGGCGCCTCTGGAACCTCCTTGGGCTGAACCTGCTCGGGCTCAGGCTCGGGCTCGGCGTGCAAGACGGTGTCCGGCTCCATCACCGGCAGGTCGGCGGGCTCGGCCTGCTCAGCACGGGCCGGTTCTTCGCTGGGCTGGTCTTCGCGCTGTACGTTATCGGGCTCGTCCGCGAACGGTTGGCTGTCTTCCAGCGGCTCGGCGGGCGGAGGCTCGGCGGCGGGCGTCTGCGGCTTCTTGCGCAACCAGCCGAACAAGCCTTTCTTTTCGCCGGCCGCGGCCGGCGTCTTCTTATCGTCGTTGGAACCAAACATGGAGAAGATTTTCTCAAGAGGGCGAAACGCCGGCGGTCACGCCACCGGCCAGACGGGGCCTATCCTAGCACTGCGCAACCGCTGGCGCTAAGCGCGGCCATCCGCCAGCGGCACGGCGATGAT comes from Stutzerimonas stutzeri and encodes:
- the hutI gene encoding imidazolonepropionase encodes the protein MPSTPDKRLLWRAVSLFDGTQTLPEPMVVMVEAGRVALVVPVSELDEAQVAGALEVGRGGVMTPGLIDCHSHLVYAGNRADEFEQRLEGVDYAEIAKAGGGILSTVRATRAASEEQLLAQSLPRLQALLADGVTTIEIKSGYGLTTADELKMLRVARRLGELLPVRITTTLLAAHALPPEYADDSDGYIDLVCKEIIPAAVAEGLADAVDVFCEHIGFSASQCERVFVAAQAHGLPVKAHAEQLSNQGASALAARYRGLSADHIEFLDEAGVQAMAAAGTVATLLPGAYHTLRETQLPPIALLRQYGVAMAVAGDANPGTAPICFPTLNLNLACTLFRLTPREALAGMTAHAAQALGAPELGRIAVGAPADLCLWDVQTPAELAYAVQPGRLRQRVFAGVVSYDKEAARDAR
- a CDS encoding DUF1329 domain-containing protein codes for the protein MYRKFAVLLLALCASQAQAKVDETQAARLGQDLTPLGAERAANANGSIPAWTGGVKPPADYQPGMHHPDPFAADPVLNRVDNSNVAQYAALLPEGLRALIERYPDFYLRVFPTRRSAAAPQRIYDETHANALSAELIANGNGITGAVAGIPFPLPQDGMQVIWNHILHYKGEQTHMVNNQAVVINGRASLIKRDRHIYYVYNREGMTRAQLDNTLLFYKYRVTAPAKLSGTALVVQDPMDQVLAIRKAWRYSPSDRRVRRLPSLAYDSLQPDTSGLATADVVDSFNGAPDRYEWKLVGKREMLVPYNSYAVHQQGIPYDSIVGAHTLNPDLLRYEQHRVWIVEATLRKGFSHPYAMRRFYIDEDSWQILAVDLFDGDAELIGLQESHPISYYEVPMFGSTVETLYHLKDGNYFVDGLDNNEPMYDFSAQMGPRDFSPAALRRGAN
- the trmB gene encoding tRNA (guanosine(46)-N7)-methyltransferase TrmB, with amino-acid sequence MSDTLPPAEGQRRMRTIKSFVMRAGRMTEGQQRGLDQGWPRFGLELADGPRDFDQVFGRSAPRTFEIGFGMGHSTLEMAAAAPEQDFIGVEVHSPGVGALLNGLLSQNLTNVRVYSCDALEVLRECVPDASLDRVLLFFPDPWHKSRHHKRRIVQPAFAELVRQKLKVGGVLHMATDWQAYAEHMLEVMSAAPGYRNQAATGQYVERPQERPTTKFERRGERLGHGVWDLKFERVD
- a CDS encoding thiazole synthase, which gives rise to MSPVPHDKPFTLAGRTYQSRLLVGTGKYKDLDETRAAIEASGAEIVTVAVRRTNIGQNPGEPNLLDVISPDRYTILPNTAGCYDADEAVRTCRLARELLDGHKLVKLEVLADQKTLFPNVIETLKAAEVLVKDGFDVMVYTSDDPIIARQLAEMGCVAVMPLAGLIGTGLGICNPYNLRIILEEAKVPVLVDAGVGTASDATIAMELGCEAVLMNSAIAHAQNPVLMAEAMKYAIDAGRLAYLAGRMPKKLYASASSPLEGLIR
- the thiS gene encoding sulfur carrier protein ThiS, encoding MHIQLNGERYELPDGQSVADLLQRLDLTGRRLAVELNRDIVPRSQHGTTRLAEGDRVEVVHAIGGG
- a CDS encoding DUF423 domain-containing protein, with protein sequence MIRLFLLLAAFFGLTGVALGAFAAHGLKSRLSAEYLAVFQTGVQYQLIHALALFGVALLALQAPSRLLNAAGGFFALGVLLFSGSLYLLSLTGVTRLGIITPVGGTAFLAGWVCLLLAAWNLRA
- the mtgA gene encoding monofunctional biosynthetic peptidoglycan transglycosylase, with translation MLRALSRRLIKLLLWSSAVSVLLVLVLRWVPPPFTALMVERKIESWTGGESIDLQRSWRPWKVLPDDLKMAVIAAEDQKFADHWGFDIAAIRAAFAHNERGGSLRGASTLSQQVAKNLFLWSGRSWVRKGFEVWFTAWIELLWPKQRILEVYLNSVEWGNGVFGAEAAAQHHFGKGAAYLSTAQASQLAAVLPNPREWSAGRPGPHVRRRASWIRQQMRQLGGSHYLNQLQGP
- a CDS encoding hybrid sensor histidine kinase/response regulator produces the protein MSGTAIQAPLHKVRQLFHWRNSVAWLVLAFTLLVQLAILQHLTLKEERAANQQFDFLVKTTTEAIDKRMIDHEQILLGAAGLFDVNDEVSRTQWRAYNARLRLSENYPGIQGVGFAEAVRPAERAAHIQRVRDEGFADYDVRPSRENARLYTPIVYLEPFSGRNLAAFGYDMFAEPVRRHAMLQAAKSGQTHITGKVTLRQETHGATQAGILMYVPLYRPDEPAGTAEQRLQALRGFVYSPYRIDDLMHGILGAAGPNLSLHIYAGAEEDPEGLIFASRQQPRAEPAKYSQVVQLDLYGQTWTLRLESLPEFEAFFEASNWLVIGLGAGLSLLLFVLTSSLSLRHSRAEALAQQMTEHIRENKRALQLSEERLSLALKGSNDGLWDLHLDAGSFYASPRAWHMLGYRPGELHSDLKLWERLLVPEDLTQAKAQLAQTMLSAVDHFTTELRFLHKTGKVIPVLIRGYIQRDRDGQPLRISGTSMDLTEHKRIEQMKDQFVSTVSHELRTPLTSISGALGLVTGGALGDVPPAMQQMLEIAHRNSLRLGYLINDLLDMEKIAAGKMTFDMREHALRRLLDEAIASNQSFAAHFNVSCVLRDPPNVNVWVDGLRLQQVLTNFLSNAIKYTPEGGEVSLHCSLPDTGHVRINVTDQGPGIPASFRSRVFEKFAQADASDSRQKGGTGLGLAITKEFIERMGGRVGFETSETHGTTFWCELPILESSSSAADQGQPRLLVIEDEPDTGRLLHLMLRDAGYAVDRVQSLHAARDKLANVRYEAMTLDLHLPDGSGRELIDEVRAQPSTRDLPIIVISAASQFEQHEGDSGISWLHKPISAAQLLIALSDALGSASPPA